The genomic interval gcaggagctcatGAGGCAGGATAGCGCTTTCGATCAGCACGACGTGATGACGCGCACAACCatagcggcagcagcgggagcggAAGtacacggcgctgccgccaacCCTCCACGCCGCCCAGAGCCTCCGTCAGCGTCTCTGCGAGCCGGCGGTGGCCGTCGCGGGCGCCTCAGCaccgtcggcagcagcgccctgCCGGAGCGaaccttcgccgccgccttgtcTTCGGCCGCTTCTCCAGACGCACGAGCGGCAGCCACGCTGACAATCACACCACGCGGCATCGAGTCGCGGCGTCCCTCTTCGGAGCCGCAACCACGCCACGACGGAAGCGAGGCTCCCCGCACGTTGCAGCACCAACACGGTAATGCCTACACTCCATTCATCTCGGCACGTAGTCATGTGAGGGCTCCCGAGggtgacgccgccgctgcgatgGGCGGCTGGTTCGTACAGGGTCGGCCCAGTTCCGAGCGCATGAGCGAACCAGCCGAAAGTTCTCCGCAGCCAGAGGCGTGAAGAGCGgcacgcgcgtgtggtgGGGCGGTCTACTGTAGTGCTCTTGTGCGTCCTTGAGCCCCTTTCCCCTTATTCTGTCGGATGTGTCGCTCGTCGCTCTTGCCGCGCGTTGCCCCTTTCATTTGCCGCCATCGCTCCTCCCGTCCTCCTGTGATGGgtacttctctctctctctctgcgtgttaGCGTGGACATGCGTGTCCGCACATGGCGAGCAGCGGTCGTAGTCCTCCCCGAAAAAATGGTTGGCCAACGAAAACAAAATCAACTGACCCGAAACGGCAATGACGCCGACGATGCCGCTGGTGTCCATGACGTCTGTGTAGCGCAGCTTGCCCCTCACCTGGCGCAACTTCCccactgcctccctccccctctccatcctctttgcctttccGCCTGGCCTCCGCATCAGCACGTGTGCCAAGCCAGCTGAACAACTCGCCCTCCTACATGGGTACTTCGCGTACTGACCTAAACACTTACCTACACACGTCTACCAGCACCCTTTCGTGCTCATGTGGCGTCGCAGCACTAACTCTGCTTCCCCTAGATCCGCCTCGGCAGAGAGACtggaaggcggtggaggcagcaCTGGGTGCACCATCCAGCCCGGCAACGATCCCGTGGCACATCTGACGAACAGCAAAAccacagccgctccagcagccCCTCGCACTAGCCGCAAGTGGCCCCTGCGGtcactcttctcttccgcACACGGTGATAGCGACGGTTCTCCTAACGCGGACTCGGCCCGTCATTACCAACTTCATAAGAAGAGCGACAGCACCAACGACCACGGTGACAACACCGCATGGCCTGAACtgccgctcagcagcagtcaCACAATCATCGAAAAAGGCCGGGCAACCAAAGAAAACTGTCAGGAACAGCATGCGCATACGTTGGTGGTGGGTCAGAGCAACCGTCGATCGAACTTGCCTGGTATGGCCCAGgtccgtcagcgccacggcGTATTGGCGGGATCGTGTCATCCTCATGCCAGCGATGCCTCACCGCTTGCCCGCAGCGTGCATATGAATATGGAAGACTGGAGTGACGACGATGACTGGGGACGCCCAACAGCAgtgctcgagcagcagaCCCTCCCAGCGCTTCCAAGAGCAAAAGTACCGGTAGAAGCGGGGACGGCGCACGTCACCGGCAGTGATGACGTCTTTGTCTCCGACGTGGCCTTAGCATACCCTCGGCATGGTCAAACTCCACAGTCGGTGGCGCAAGAGCTCACCTACACATCTCCGTGTGTTTTGCCATCCGCCAGCACACCGCCTCAGCAAGTCAGTGCCTCCGCCTTGGTAAGTACTTCCGTTGTAATGGCTGCAGCCGGTGGGCCTCCTGCACCGACGCAACCCTGTGAGTTTTCTCAGACAAGCCCTCCAGCGGACTGCTCCCCTGCGCCGGCCGCCTTTCACAGTGGCATTCGAGGCCTTCGCAGCGCGCACGCGACATCGGGCagtggaagcggcgcagagGGGGCGGCCGTCGATCGCACGAAGCGGAGAAAAAAGGGCGTTGGTgccgtcgccctcctctcccccgccaTCCCCCCACACGCGGCACTGCCACCTACACCGTGTGCCGGCGTACGCACGGCCGACCAAGATGACGCTGCGGCTGTTGCACTCGCAGCtggcacggcggcgcgccaccgctTTGCTTGGGAGGCAGAACGCTCTGTAGAAAGGCAAAGTTGGGTGCATGCAGtccaggcgctgctgatgcaaATTTATCACGCGTGCGAGGGCGACTCTCCCGTGCTTGCGGAGGCGAACGGCAACGTCGTACTTCCCTGCGCAACGGTCACGGAGCCGCTTCACGTCGCACGGCAGCTCTTGGATACGGCGAGGAAGAATGCGGCCTCGAGTGCGGACTCCACTGAccgcgacggcgacgctgtgAGAAGCTACAGCACGGTGGTGCGCATGTtggctgcacacacacaaatgggAGCGGCGCGGGTAGACGACGGGGTTGGACTAGGGGGTGACCAACGCCAACAGGCTGGGCAGCATGTCCTAGCGATGTGGCAAAGCATTTCTGTGGCGCTCCCTGCCATGTGGCACCAGGCGTGGGCGTCGGCGACGGAGAAGTTGGCCGGGGCTAAGCAGCCGCCAGGTGGGCGCAGTCTCACAACAACAATGGAGTGCGAGCCCGTGAGCGAGGCGCGACGGACGACGGTCGCGCTGGGCACCTTCCTCAAGCAGACTCTATCACGCAGCGGCCCCCTCTTCAGTGTTCGCGAAGTGCACGCCGGCGTCGTAGCAGGCCTAGAAGCTGCGCTGGAGTCGTTGATAGCGACgaccgctgctcctgcagcctTTACTGCCCCGACCAGGTCAGAAATGTCGCCATGGGCAGTGGAAGTTGtgactgcggcagcggaggctaCGATACATCGTGACGAGATGATCAAGCAGTGCGTGGTTGATATTGCaagcacggctgctgcggcagatgGCTGCAACAACGCCGACAGGGCCATGCACAAGGCCCGGGTGCAGCTTCGGGAAGGTTCATGGGCGCTCTGGTACGTGCTGAGAGTAGTGGGCCTCCTGCTGTGGTGGGAAGCGATGCTTCCACACATCTTCCCTTGTCGTCCGCCCTCAACACATGTGCACACCGAGGCGAGCACGACAGGTGCGCTTTCATAGGTGCAGCACTGACGCGGTAGCAGCACAGCCGAGGATCGAgggagtgaagaggagaagcacgACGACGTCGAAGAGAGTCGAAAATTCCACCTactgcagccacagccattacgcacacgcacaacctCACGCCCTCCACGACTCCCCTacatccccccctcctctctttcttccaccgccactgtcgctgcgggggtggggggagcggATCTATCATGTGCACGTGCGGGTGCGTTCGCTTCTTTCCCTCATTCGTGCCGCGCAAGTCTGCTCAGTGTGTCGTTGTTCGGGGTGACAGGGAGGCCCTGCGCTCGCTTGCATTTTCTCCCTGTCTCCCACTCCGTGCAcatcacctcctctcctgcagcgcaagaGCGACAGGTGACAGAGGGTTGTTaggggacacacacacggctgCCGAAACGGGCGTGTGCACTGACTTAACGGCCCTAGGCATCACTCGTTTGCCCGCCACAGTGATGAATCGCActgaccccccccctcctccttcctctgctgctccttctccgcctgcgtgcactctccctccatccctccctcgcgcgcttctctgcttctctctgtggcggcatcacaccatcgcctccccccttcctgccacacaccccaccGTGCAGATGACCGCTCATATACACGCGTGCTCAGCTGAATCGACTacagaagaagcaaagcacACCCCGTGAGAACGGctacgacagcagcggcagcgcatcaTAGAGAAGCCGCCCAGTCGTAGAGTGCTTCGACAGCGCATACACAagccacgcgcgcgcgcgtggaCACCTCACAGGCAAACGCATGTTTGACACCCTTCGCTCCATTAGGCGGCAGGCCGACGCCATGCAGGGGGAGGCACAGGAATAcagcctctcctccgctgccgcgcccCACACCACCGACAAGCTTGGCTGGGTGTTTCCACATCTATGTCACATCAACCGACGTCAGCGGGCCTTAGACAGTAAGGTAGAGGAAGACAGAGATATCCAAGGCAAACGTGCGGGGCCGGGCGGCGACGCTGGACCACCCATGCGCTATCAAGTCGCGGAGGTCTGCATGCGCTACTCCCAACCCTTGGCAGCTACTGCGTTAGCCGGCTCGCAGCGCAGTGGTGCTGGGGTCACTACTCTGTTCTCTACCTCGGGAGTCCTCTGTGAAGCGTCCCGGGACGATGCCGAGCTGTCAATCGTGAGGGACGCGCTTCCAGCGTGTACCTTGTGGGGGTCTGTACTTCGCCTGTGGTGCTCCTCACGAGGAGACTGCCCAAAGCTGCGcactctcgctgctgcccagctgcagtgcctctcTCCGAGTGACAAACCGGTGGCAGCagatgatgacgacgacacaCAGCGCATGGCTGCTGCCTTGTGGGCGGGAGCGCCAGacaagctgcggcagctcctGGACGCGGCAGGCATGGGCAAGAACAGCGACGTCTCGTCCGAGGGACGAGCAGGGAGACACACAAAGCCCTCGCGCACAGGCTTGCCAGCGGCAAGGAACGCGCCGTGTCAGAGGCGTCCTCGCAGTCCTGCAGAACACCACACTGACGAAGTACCTCAAAGGGCTCGTCTCGATGCAGCCATCAACATTGCTCGGGGTGAAAGCGGCAGTGCCACCAGCCCCCTTgtcccacccctccccctccaggCGACCCCTGCCCGTGCCCAGGCGGCCGCCTCACGGCCACGCTCACGAACTCCTTCGTCGCGTAGCCGCTCAcagtcgccgccgccgccgcccttgcCCGTCGCGCCGGCCGACCACtttgccgcggcggcacgcacacgccagtccgccttctcttttaCAGTGCGAATCGGTgagagcagtggcagcaccgcgaCTGTCAGAGGAGCTGTTGCACCAAAgtcccagcagcagcagcgatcaCAGCAGTGGGTGGAAGGTGACGTGAGTGATGTGGTTGAAATGACTGAGAGTCGTGCCGGAATAGTTGGCGGCACGCCACGCTCGCACGAGGGACCACCGCAGTCGCAACAGGATCTTCCTATCGTGTCGCCGTCTGGGCCGCTTCGCCAGAAGACCTTCGCGGCATTCATCAGCTGTAGTGGGCTCTCCACACCGCAGCAataccaacagcagcaacctCCGCCACCCACCTCGGCTGCGAAGCGCTCACCATGGCTGAACcaaccgccgcagcagcagctgtactCTGCTGCCCCCTCCAAAGCTCCACCGTACGAGTACGAcctgcgccacagcagcagagtcAACGGGGTCATCGAGGGAGGGGATGAGAGGAACTCACGTGCCCCAACGGTAACACCAAGTGGTGAAGGCTACCTGGCgctgaacagcagcagcccatccGCGACTGTTGGCAGCTTCGTTACAGCTGGTGAGCAACTCCTGGCAGACGTCCGGCAAGGACGTGCCATGTGCTCCGCGTATCTCAGCAAGCGGTCTCCAGCCCTCGGGCTGCGGCGAAACACTGGCTTTCAGCCTCCGTACCATCAACAGCAGCCCAAGGCGCCAGCAGGCGCAACTGATGTACACACTGCGCTGAACAGCATTACGGCGCCTTCTGCAGCCAAGACCACCGGTGGCACAAACCGAGCAACTGGGTCGGCAAGTGGCGCTGGCGGGGTCCGCGGCACGGgaagcgccgccaccgcgagCCACAACCACCAAGGCGATGGGGACGACGACAGTGGAGGCTACCCGGcctccctgctgctgccagacGGCTCTGTTCCACCGATCCTCCTGCCGCTCGACCCGAAGCTCGTGACGCAGGTCGCAATGGAAATACTGGAgcacggcgctggtgcgcgacAGGTGGGCTGGGACGACATCGCAGGCCTGCAGCACGCCAAGGcgagtgtggaggaggcaatCGTgtggccgctgcgccgcccagACCTGTTTGTAGGACTGCGCGACCCACCGCGCGGACTGCTACTCTTCGGCCCACCCGGCACTGGAAAGACGATGATTGCCCGCGCCATCGCCAACCGCGCGGCGTGTACCTTCCTGAACATTTCTTCCTCATCGCTCATGTCGAAGTGGGTCGGCGATGGCGAGAAGCTCGTGCGCTGCCTCTTCGCCGTCGCAACTGTGAAGCAGCCGAGCGTCATCTTCATTGACGAAATCGACTCGCTTCTGTCCATGCGcggcgagggggaggcggacTCGGCGCGGCGAGTCAAAACAGAGTTTTTGGTCCAGCTAGACGGTGTGGCGACCGACCGCGGCGACAGAGTACTCCTGATCGGGGCAACAAACCGACCCGACGAGCTGGATGAAGCCGCAAGGCGGCGCATGGAGAAGCGGCTCTACATCCCGCTGCCGGACAAGGCGGCTCGACGGGAGCTGATTCAACGCCTTTTCAAGTCGCTTGCTCCGAGTGAAGCAGACGAGACAGGCGACGCTCGAAATGCTGGTGAGgctgccagctcctccaccacaaCAGTAGCAGCTCGAGTCACGCATACACTTACCGACGCCGACCTGGACAGTCTCGTGTGCAGCACTGAGGGCTACTCCGGCGCCGACCTCAAACAGCTGTGCAGGGAAGCCGCCATGGGGCCCCTTCGTGAGGTATCGGTCATGCAGCTcagcgccgtggcagctgccGATCTCCGACCGGTGCAACGCAAGGACTTCAGGCAAGCCCTGAAGCGTCTGAAGCCGAGCGTGGGGCCGGCCGAGGTGCAGCGATACGTAGAATGGAATAAGCTCTTTGGCTCCTTCAACGaagacaacgacgacgacgattatgatgacgatgacgacgttGGAGGTGACGAGGGTCACGACACCGACTCATGaccgaggaggtgctgctctcctcccctcgctgAGAGGagtccccccctctctctctctttggtgcTCCGTGTCGATGCGCGTCACGGAAGTCCTCTGGGCCTTTTTAAAACCTCAACGACTACAGTGCGTCAACGACGGCGCCTGATGCGACGGCGAAAACAACGTGGGAGAGGAAATCGAAAAAGCCCCGGAAGTCTAGATCCTCCctcacttcctctccctcccccctaaGACCATCACCACCTGCCCAGTCGTCAGGGCCACACATGTGCACGTACACCCCCCCACGCGCGAACGCGACCGCACCAGCCTTCTAGGTGCTACCAGCGGAAGAGACGTAGCGAGAGACTGAGAGTGACGGTGGTGAGGATGTGGAGGAGTGAAAAACAAGACCAAGCGCTAGACAGAGCAAAGAAGTGGGGAGTACGACAGCGGTCGGTGATTCGGGCCTATGCGAACTGGTAGTCGACTGTAGAACCTATCCgagtctctctcgctctcttgctctcgctctctctcacacacacacacattatCAGCATCATTCGCTTCATACATGAACGGATCAGCATGCAATGCGTACTCTCGGAGCGTGCATGAcatttctccccctccccctccccctccccatgaGCGTCGCCCTCCTGCTACAGTGGCTGCTGTGTCGTCCTTCGCCTCTTTTATACATCTTGATCAGCAGGAACAAGCAACGGACAGGGATGCACGCCCTCTACCTGGTATGCCAGTGACTGCAGTGctcactctccctccacccctttcccctaccccaccctcttcgcttcctccagcacctgCCTCAtaggcctctctctccttctgaGCGGCTCGATAACACCAACGATGTCACCATCACCTCCTCATCCCCTCTCTACCCCTCAGCCACCCTACACCACCCgcgcgcctcccccccccccccccctcctctccatcaCGCGAGAGGACTACGAAAGATtaagggaagagagagggacatgAGAGTGGATGAcgtggaaggggaggggggtggcgggCAGGCGGACATCACTGACGTGTTCACTAACTCGCCTGCTACTCGACTTGTCTcatcttcccctcccccttccctccaaAATTTACACCCGCTCCGGTGCACGTGCTGCGGTCGTGTGCACAACAGATGAGCCGtcacttttttttcgtcAACTTCGTgacttctctctcgctcgctctgaCTTAGCTTCTTCACTCCATCGCAACGCGCGAGCgcaggcgcgcacacacacatacacaaggAGAGACAGACGGACAGCAACTCAAACAGCCTTCCACcccacacctctctctctctttccgcaTTCTCTGCTACCTCACCTCCTCAGACACGCGTAGGGAtgtccgccgctgctggcaaaACACTTGCCGGCTACAAGGCGCCGTACCCGAAGCCGACGTCGCGCCAACGCCGCTATGTGATCCTCCTCGATCCCAAAGGCGACAGCGCGGAGCTGAACGACTACAAGGTGGAGCTCATCCCTGGCCGCGTCAAACTGCTGGA from Leishmania panamensis strain MHOM/PA/94/PSC-1 chromosome 15 sequence carries:
- a CDS encoding hypothetical protein (TriTrypDB/GeneDB-style sysID: LpmP.15.0480) — translated: MWRRSTNSASPRSASAERLEGGGGSTGCTIQPGNDPVAHLTNSKTTAAPAAPRTSRKWPLRSLFSSAHGDSDGSPNADSARHYQLHKKSDSTNDHGDNTAWPELPLSSSHTIIEKGRATKENCQEQHAHTLVVGQSNRRSNLPGMAQVRQRHGVLAGSCHPHASDASPLARSVHMNMEDWSDDDDWGRPTAVLEQQTLPALPRAKVPVEAGTAHVTGSDDVFVSDVALAYPRHGQTPQSVAQELTYTSPCVLPSASTPPQQVSASALVSTSVVMAAAGGPPAPTQPCEFSQTSPPADCSPAPAAFHSGIRGLRSAHATSGSGSGAEGAAVDRTKRRKKGVGAVALLSPAIPPHAALPPTPCAGVRTADQDDAAAVALAAGTAARHRFAWEAERSVERQSWVHAVQALLMQIYHACEGDSPVLAEANGNVVLPCATVTEPLHVARQLLDTARKNAASSADSTDRDGDAVRSYSTVVRMLAAHTQMGAARVDDGVGLGGDQRQQAGQHVLAMWQSISVALPAMWHQAWASATEKLAGAKQPPGGRSLTTTMECEPVSEARRTTVALGTFLKQTLSRSGPLFSVREVHAGVVAGLEAALESLIATTAAPAAFTAPTRSEMSPWAVEVVTAAAEATIHRDEMIKQCVVDIASTAAAADGCNNADRAMHKARVQLREGSWALWYVLRVVGLLLWWEAMLPHIFPCRPPSTHVHTEASTTGALS
- a CDS encoding katanin-like protein (TriTrypDB/GeneDB-style sysID: LpmP.15.0490), which codes for MFDTLRSIRRQADAMQGEAQEYSLSSAAAPHTTDKLGWVFPHLCHINRRQRALDSKVEEDRDIQGKRAGPGGDAGPPMRYQVAEVCMRYSQPLAATALAGSQRSGAGVTTLFSTSGVLCEASRDDAELSIVRDALPACTLWGSVLRLWCSSRGDCPKLRTLAAAQLQCLSPSDKPVAADDDDDTQRMAAALWAGAPDKLRQLLDAAGMGKNSDVSSEGRAGRHTKPSRTGLPAARNAPCQRRPRSPAEHHTDEVPQRARLDAAINIARGESGSATSPLVPPLPLQATPARAQAAASRPRSRTPSSRSRSQSPPPPPLPVAPADHFAAAARTRQSAFSFTVRIGESSGSTATVRGAVAPKSQQQQRSQQWVEGDVSDVVEMTESRAGIVGGTPRSHEGPPQSQQDLPIVSPSGPLRQKTFAAFISCSGLSTPQQYQQQQPPPPTSAAKRSPWLNQPPQQQLYSAAPSKAPPYEYDLRHSSRVNGVIEGGDERNSRAPTVTPSGEGYLALNSSSPSATVGSFVTAGEQLLADVRQGRAMCSAYLSKRSPALGLRRNTGFQPPYHQQQPKAPAGATDVHTALNSITAPSAAKTTGGTNRATGSASGAGGVRGTGSAATASHNHQGDGDDDSGGYPASLLLPDGSVPPILLPLDPKLVTQVAMEILEHGAGARQVGWDDIAGLQHAKASVEEAIVWPLRRPDLFVGLRDPPRGLLLFGPPGTGKTMIARAIANRAACTFLNISSSSLMSKWVGDGEKLVRCLFAVATVKQPSVIFIDEIDSLLSMRGEGEADSARRVKTEFLVQLDGVATDRGDRVLLIGATNRPDELDEAARRRMEKRLYIPLPDKAARRELIQRLFKSLAPSEADETGDARNAGEAASSSTTTVAARVTHTLTDADLDSLVCSTEGYSGADLKQLCREAAMGPLREVSVMQLSAVAAADLRPVQRKDFRQALKRLKPSVGPAEVQRYVEWNKLFGSFNEDNDDDDYDDDDDVGGDEGHDTDS